From Synoicihabitans lomoniglobus, the proteins below share one genomic window:
- a CDS encoding SAM-dependent methyltransferase, which produces MNSSSKASHDPAIVRPITRKPSLSRRLVLDTLSKMTLGHLRLEFPEGGGISIGNPQDTTTLPHGISSQAVIHVRREAFFRKCVLAGDVGFGESFVDGDWETPDLTAVIAWFIHNVESAPTLSGSKRSWRDSAVNLLRGANRISHLLRPNSRATARRNIEEHYDLSNEFFALFLDPSMMYSGARWPTPDLTLAEAQTAKNDILCQRLQLKPTDRVLEIGSGWGGWSMHAARTYGCHVTTLTISQQQYDLATTRIAAAGLADKIDVVICDYRDVTGTFDKIVSIEMMEAIGHQYLPAFCESLSRLLKRDGLLALQFITCPDDRYNSFRQGVDYIQKHIFPGSLLLSLNRVNDQLARAGGFVLNSVEDFGSDYTRTLRHWRAAFTARLDEVKALGFDERFIRKWTYYLHYCEAAFGMRNISVVHTLHTRANNLTR; this is translated from the coding sequence ATGAATTCCTCCAGCAAAGCCTCCCACGATCCCGCCATCGTTCGTCCCATCACGCGGAAACCGTCGCTGTCCCGGAGGCTGGTGCTCGATACCTTGTCAAAAATGACCCTCGGACACCTGCGGTTGGAATTTCCCGAGGGTGGCGGCATTTCGATCGGCAACCCCCAAGACACGACGACGCTGCCGCACGGCATATCGTCGCAGGCCGTGATCCACGTCCGGCGGGAGGCGTTTTTTCGCAAGTGCGTGCTGGCCGGGGACGTGGGCTTTGGTGAGAGCTTCGTCGATGGTGACTGGGAAACCCCCGACCTTACGGCCGTGATCGCCTGGTTCATTCACAACGTGGAAAGTGCGCCCACCCTCTCCGGCTCGAAGCGCTCGTGGCGCGATTCCGCCGTGAATCTCCTCCGCGGCGCGAATCGTATCTCCCACCTGTTGCGGCCGAACAGTCGTGCCACCGCCCGCCGCAACATCGAGGAACACTACGATCTCTCCAACGAATTCTTCGCGCTCTTCCTCGATCCTTCGATGATGTATTCGGGCGCGCGCTGGCCCACGCCGGACCTCACCCTGGCGGAGGCACAGACCGCCAAGAACGACATCCTTTGCCAACGCCTGCAGCTCAAACCGACGGACCGCGTGCTCGAGATCGGCAGCGGTTGGGGCGGGTGGTCCATGCACGCGGCGCGGACCTACGGCTGCCACGTCACGACGCTGACCATTTCCCAGCAACAATACGATCTCGCGACCACCCGCATCGCCGCCGCCGGTTTGGCCGACAAGATCGATGTCGTCATCTGCGACTACCGCGATGTGACCGGCACGTTCGACAAGATCGTATCCATCGAAATGATGGAAGCAATCGGCCACCAATACCTGCCCGCATTTTGCGAGTCATTGAGTCGCCTGCTCAAACGCGACGGCTTGCTTGCGCTGCAGTTCATCACCTGCCCGGACGACCGCTACAACTCCTTCCGCCAGGGTGTCGACTACATCCAAAAACACATTTTCCCGGGCTCGCTCCTGCTTTCGCTCAACCGCGTGAACGACCAGCTGGCGCGCGCCGGCGGCTTCGTGCTGAACTCCGTCGAGGACTTCGGCTCGGACTATACCCGCACGCTGCGCCACTGGCGCGCCGCCTTTACCGCCCGACTCGATGAGGTGAAAGCGTTGGGCTTCGACGAGCGCTTCATCCGCAAGTGGACCTACTACCTACACTACTGCGAGGCAGCGTTCGGCATGCGCAACATTTCCGTGGTGCACACCCTGCACACCCGGGCCAACAACCTGACACGGTAA
- a CDS encoding DUF1475 family protein, with protein MIWLLRLLFIGILVTMSALIGWASWQQPIFGIPAEVRTNPWFIATLFDAYFAFITFYVWVAWKEPTIGARILWFITVILWGNFAMAIYLLIELFRIKDIAQLREVIATPRDGRLRLPLAFVITGALAYALGAGPLFS; from the coding sequence ATGATCTGGCTCCTACGTCTGCTTTTTATCGGTATTCTGGTCACCATGTCCGCCCTGATTGGCTGGGCGAGCTGGCAGCAACCGATCTTCGGCATCCCGGCCGAGGTGCGAACGAACCCCTGGTTTATCGCCACGCTGTTTGATGCCTATTTCGCGTTCATCACGTTTTATGTGTGGGTCGCGTGGAAGGAACCCACGATCGGCGCGCGTATCCTTTGGTTCATTACCGTGATATTGTGGGGCAACTTCGCCATGGCGATCTACCTGCTCATCGAGTTGTTCCGCATCAAAGACATCGCGCAACTCCGCGAGGTCATCGCCACGCCGCGCGACGGCCGTTTGCGCCTGCCACTCGCGTTTGTCATCACCGGCGCACTTGCCTACGCGCTCGGCGCTGGTCCTCTGTTCTCATGA
- a CDS encoding DUF2062 domain-containing protein has translation MSSPAVTTADSNAAPRPSFWQRRVVAPIVKQLTQGVTPDRISFTLGIGTVCSLFPFLGFTWLLNLVVGVPLRLNQPIMQTFNQLLTPIHLPLILIYVRGGELIWGAQAEPFSVVEMVQNFADLSLGEFIHKFGWAGAHAFTAWLLTAPLLFAMVYYPLRPVIRRLARRTTGELQP, from the coding sequence ATGAGCTCACCTGCCGTCACCACCGCCGATTCCAATGCCGCCCCGCGCCCGAGCTTCTGGCAGCGACGTGTGGTCGCCCCCATTGTCAAGCAGCTCACGCAGGGGGTCACGCCCGACCGCATCAGTTTCACCCTGGGCATCGGCACCGTGTGCTCACTGTTTCCGTTTCTCGGTTTTACGTGGTTGCTCAACTTGGTCGTCGGCGTGCCGCTGCGGCTGAATCAGCCGATCATGCAGACGTTCAATCAGCTGCTGACGCCGATTCACCTGCCTTTGATCCTCATCTACGTGCGCGGCGGCGAGTTGATCTGGGGCGCTCAGGCGGAACCCTTTTCCGTCGTGGAGATGGTGCAGAACTTCGCCGACCTCTCGCTGGGCGAGTTCATCCACAAATTCGGCTGGGCCGGCGCCCACGCCTTTACCGCTTGGTTGCTGACCGCCCCCCTGCTTTTCGCGATGGTATATTATCCGCTGCGTCCGGTGATTCGCCGTCTCGCCCGCCGCACCACCGGAGAGCTACAGCCATGA
- a CDS encoding DUF1295 domain-containing protein produces the protein MLTATVALMTVFALAYLVARRIDNYGIVDFVWAYCFTGVAWFYALSGSGWSSRALVIAALASIWSIRLGSHLYRRVMGHHPQEDSRYGQLREDWQANFGPMMFGFFQLQAVSIVILSAPFLFPTRNAFPGFNLWEIIGTAVCFLALVGETVADGQLAAFRRNPNNEGQVCDVGLWRYSRHPNYFFEWCIWVGFCLFACGSAWGWLSVIAPAAILHLLLNVTGVPMAEASSLKSKGDAFRAYQRTTNAFFPGPPRRPTP, from the coding sequence GTGCTAACAGCTACGGTCGCCTTGATGACGGTGTTCGCGCTGGCGTATCTCGTCGCCCGCCGCATCGACAATTACGGGATCGTCGATTTTGTGTGGGCCTACTGCTTTACCGGGGTCGCCTGGTTCTACGCTTTGAGCGGTTCAGGTTGGTCGTCCCGCGCGCTCGTCATCGCCGCTTTGGCGAGTATCTGGAGCATCCGGCTCGGCAGTCATCTTTATCGCCGCGTGATGGGACACCACCCGCAGGAGGACAGCCGCTACGGGCAGTTGCGCGAGGACTGGCAGGCAAACTTCGGGCCGATGATGTTCGGCTTCTTCCAGTTGCAAGCCGTGTCCATCGTGATCCTCAGCGCGCCGTTTCTGTTTCCCACCCGCAACGCGTTTCCCGGTTTCAACCTGTGGGAAATCATCGGCACCGCCGTCTGTTTCCTCGCCCTCGTCGGCGAAACCGTGGCCGACGGTCAGCTCGCCGCGTTTCGTCGCAACCCGAACAATGAGGGTCAAGTGTGCGACGTCGGGCTGTGGCGCTACAGCCGGCATCCCAACTACTTTTTCGAATGGTGCATCTGGGTGGGATTCTGCCTTTTCGCCTGCGGGTCCGCCTGGGGCTGGTTGAGCGTCATCGCCCCCGCGGCGATCCTGCATTTGCTCCTCAATGTCACCGGCGTGCCGATGGCCGAAGCCTCCTCGCTCAAATCCAAGGGCGACGCCTTTCGCGCCTACCAGCGCACCACCAACGCCTTTTTCCCCGGCCCGCCCCGCCGTCCGACTCCTTGA
- a CDS encoding SAM-dependent methyltransferase codes for MIDALLERNLLPDFALRFGIRRLLGQRLAEEADYDAAAYVADLKTRGIAEQTAAANEQHYEVPTRFYKLCLGERLKYSGCYYPTGSETLDQAEEHMLDLYLERGEFVDGQDILELGCGWGSITLFLAARFPRSRITAVSNSRTQKAHIDAAATSRGLSNVTVITADMNAFDIAAASFDRVISIEMFEHMKNYQRLLSNVARWLRPGGKLFVHIFTHHRVSYHFVARDQTDWMARYFFTGGQMPAHNLLSHFQDDLKLEADWKVNGRHYQQTAEHWLQNMDANRATIMPLLVDTYGADQATKWWVYWRVFYLSCAELWGYRNGEEWLVSHYRFVKPA; via the coding sequence ATGATTGACGCGCTCCTTGAACGCAACCTGCTGCCCGACTTTGCCCTGCGCTTCGGTATCCGCCGACTGCTGGGTCAACGCCTTGCCGAAGAGGCCGACTACGACGCCGCCGCCTATGTGGCCGACTTGAAAACCCGCGGCATTGCCGAGCAAACCGCCGCCGCCAACGAGCAACACTATGAAGTGCCGACCCGCTTTTATAAGCTCTGCCTGGGCGAGCGGCTCAAATACTCCGGTTGCTACTATCCCACCGGCTCCGAAACCCTCGACCAGGCCGAGGAGCACATGCTGGACCTCTACCTGGAGCGCGGCGAGTTCGTCGACGGGCAGGACATCCTCGAACTCGGCTGCGGCTGGGGCTCGATCACCCTATTTCTCGCCGCCCGCTTTCCGCGCTCTCGCATCACGGCCGTATCCAATTCCCGAACACAAAAAGCCCACATCGATGCCGCCGCAACGAGCCGGGGTCTGTCCAACGTCACCGTCATCACGGCCGATATGAACGCGTTCGACATCGCCGCCGCATCCTTCGATCGCGTCATCTCGATCGAAATGTTCGAACACATGAAAAACTACCAACGCCTGCTCTCCAACGTGGCACGTTGGCTGCGCCCCGGGGGCAAGTTGTTCGTGCACATTTTCACCCATCATCGGGTGTCGTATCACTTCGTCGCCCGTGACCAGACCGATTGGATGGCGCGCTACTTTTTCACCGGCGGCCAGATGCCCGCCCACAACCTGCTGAGCCACTTCCAGGACGACCTGAAGTTGGAGGCCGATTGGAAGGTCAACGGACGCCACTACCAACAAACCGCTGAACACTGGCTGCAAAACATGGACGCCAATCGCGCGACCATCATGCCCTTGCTCGTCGATACCTATGGAGCCGACCAAGCCACCAAGTGGTGGGTCTACTGGCGCGTGTTCTACCTGAGCTGCGCCGAACTCTGGGGCTATCGCAACGGCGAGGAATGGCTCGTCAGTCACTACCGCTTCGTCAAACCCGCCTAA
- a CDS encoding glutathione S-transferase family protein — MASSAQFPDEQNDDGNFDRQGDAFRDWVRADGSSDYPAESDRYHLYVCYACPWAHRIIIARELKGLQHVIGLTAVDPWRDDHGWAFREGDGFSADPINGFAYLKEAYLATDPDYRGRHTVPVLWDKHTQRIVSNSDDDLLRMLNAEFNAFAARAVVDLFPADHRDEIDRINAIIYEKVNNGVYRAGFATTQDAYEDAVAPLFATLDALDDRLSRRRYLVGPRLTEADIRLFVTLVRFDAVYHGHFKCNVQQIADYPNLGPYLRDIYQHPGVADTVRIDHIKTHYYGTHLEINPTGIIPVGPELDFDTPTPRDRLD, encoded by the coding sequence ATGGCTTCTTCCGCTCAGTTTCCCGACGAACAAAACGACGACGGCAACTTCGACCGTCAGGGCGACGCGTTTCGCGACTGGGTGCGCGCCGACGGCAGCAGCGACTACCCGGCCGAGTCCGATCGCTACCACCTCTACGTCTGCTACGCCTGCCCGTGGGCGCACCGCATCATCATCGCCCGCGAACTGAAGGGTCTGCAGCACGTGATCGGCCTGACCGCAGTCGATCCGTGGCGCGATGACCACGGTTGGGCGTTTCGCGAGGGCGACGGGTTTTCCGCGGACCCGATCAACGGCTTCGCCTATTTGAAAGAAGCCTACCTCGCGACCGATCCGGACTACCGCGGCCGCCACACCGTGCCCGTGCTGTGGGACAAGCACACCCAACGCATCGTCTCCAACTCCGACGACGACCTGCTGCGGATGCTCAACGCCGAGTTCAACGCCTTCGCGGCGCGCGCGGTAGTCGACCTGTTTCCCGCCGACCATCGCGACGAGATCGATCGCATCAACGCCATCATTTACGAGAAAGTGAACAACGGCGTGTATCGCGCCGGGTTCGCCACCACTCAGGACGCCTACGAAGACGCCGTCGCGCCCCTCTTCGCCACCCTTGACGCGCTCGACGACCGCCTCTCGCGTCGGCGCTACCTGGTGGGGCCCCGTCTGACCGAGGCCGACATCCGTTTGTTCGTGACCCTGGTGCGGTTCGACGCGGTTTACCACGGCCACTTCAAATGCAACGTCCAACAGATCGCGGACTACCCGAATCTCGGACCGTATTTGCGCGACATCTACCAACACCCCGGCGTCGCCGACACCGTGCGTATCGACCACATCAAAACGCACTACTACGGCACGCATTTGGAGATCAACCCGACCGGAATCATTCCCGTCGGCCCGGAACTCGATTTCGATACGCCCACCCCGCGCGATCGTCTCGACTAG
- a CDS encoding MFS transporter, which yields MSTVNPSKLFTACCLSLIVTAMTFAIRAGVLTDLSVQFSLNDTQLGWVNSMAFLGFPVAMMIGGLLYNQVGPKKMMYVAFVGHLVGLLLTIFAGGFWSLLISTFCIGFANGAVEAACNPLIADMYPKNQTTMLNRFHVWFPGGIVIGALASQFMAGGGIGWQSQIAIMLVPTLLYGYLVFKEDFPEIQNIESSTATNIKSLFTPLYIFMIVCMTLTATTELGTQQWVGRILSESGASPMIILALGTGLMAVGRQFAGPMVHKLHPVGVLLLSSILAVLGIYLLSIAQGGMVYLATIVFAIGVCYFWPTMIGFTGEYIGKTGALGMSLMGGAGMFATGLWNPVIGGWIDENRAEAIADGLTDPSAIELAAGQATLSHMTMFPIALVVAFSILFAMRGKLAKGAHTQ from the coding sequence ATGAGCACCGTCAACCCATCCAAACTGTTCACCGCCTGCTGCCTGTCGCTGATCGTCACCGCCATGACGTTCGCGATCCGCGCCGGCGTTCTCACCGACCTCAGCGTCCAGTTCTCCCTCAACGACACCCAGCTCGGCTGGGTCAATTCGATGGCCTTCCTCGGCTTTCCGGTCGCGATGATGATCGGCGGTCTGCTCTACAATCAGGTCGGCCCGAAGAAGATGATGTATGTCGCCTTCGTCGGTCACTTGGTCGGCTTGCTCCTGACCATTTTTGCCGGCGGATTCTGGTCCCTGCTGATCTCCACGTTCTGCATCGGTTTCGCCAACGGTGCGGTGGAAGCGGCCTGTAATCCGCTCATCGCCGACATGTATCCGAAAAACCAGACGACGATGCTCAATCGTTTCCACGTGTGGTTCCCCGGTGGCATCGTGATCGGCGCCCTCGCCTCCCAATTCATGGCGGGCGGCGGCATCGGCTGGCAGTCGCAGATCGCCATCATGCTGGTGCCCACACTGCTCTACGGCTACCTCGTCTTTAAGGAGGATTTCCCCGAGATCCAAAACATCGAGTCCTCGACCGCGACCAACATCAAGAGCCTCTTCACTCCGCTCTACATTTTCATGATCGTCTGTATGACGCTCACCGCCACGACCGAACTCGGCACGCAGCAATGGGTCGGTCGCATTCTCTCGGAGAGTGGTGCTTCACCCATGATCATCCTCGCCCTGGGCACGGGCCTGATGGCCGTCGGCCGTCAGTTTGCCGGTCCGATGGTGCACAAGCTCCATCCCGTTGGCGTGCTGCTGCTTTCCTCCATCCTCGCGGTGCTCGGCATCTATCTGCTCTCGATCGCCCAAGGCGGCATGGTCTACCTCGCCACCATCGTGTTCGCGATCGGCGTGTGCTATTTCTGGCCCACCATGATTGGCTTCACCGGTGAATACATCGGCAAGACCGGCGCGCTCGGCATGTCCCTCATGGGCGGCGCCGGCATGTTCGCCACCGGCTTGTGGAATCCCGTCATTGGCGGATGGATCGATGAGAACCGGGCCGAGGCCATCGCCGATGGATTGACCGATCCTTCCGCCATCGAACTCGCGGCGGGACAGGCCACGCTCTCGCACATGACGATGTTCCCCATCGCCCTGGTGGTCGCGTTCAGCATCCTCTTCGCCATGCGCGGCAAACTCGCCAAGGGCGCCCACACGCAGTAA
- a CDS encoding ThuA domain-containing protein has protein sequence MSNPLRVTVWSEFRHEKLNPKVAEIYPTGIHGAIAEFLGRDEHLAVGTATLDEREHGLTDDVLAATDVLLWWGHMAHGEVSDEVVAKVQRRVLEGMGLIVLHSAHYSKIFQRLMGTTCSLKWREATDKERLWNIAPSHPITAGLGEYFELPREEMYGEPFGIPEPDQLLFISWFTGGEVFRSGATWQRGHGRVFYFRPGHETYPTYHDANIQRILTNAVHWARPTVRMADECPNTPPLEPLPEA, from the coding sequence ATGAGTAACCCGTTGCGAGTGACCGTGTGGAGTGAGTTTAGGCACGAGAAATTAAACCCCAAAGTCGCGGAGATTTATCCCACCGGCATTCATGGTGCGATTGCCGAGTTCCTGGGGCGGGACGAGCACCTCGCCGTGGGCACGGCCACGTTGGACGAGCGGGAGCACGGGCTGACCGACGACGTGTTGGCGGCGACGGATGTGCTGCTGTGGTGGGGACACATGGCGCACGGGGAAGTGAGCGACGAGGTGGTGGCAAAAGTGCAACGCCGGGTGCTCGAAGGCATGGGGTTGATCGTGCTGCATTCCGCGCATTATTCCAAAATCTTCCAGCGATTGATGGGCACGACATGCTCACTCAAATGGCGGGAGGCGACCGACAAGGAGCGGCTCTGGAATATCGCACCATCGCACCCGATCACGGCGGGCCTGGGCGAATACTTTGAGCTGCCGCGGGAGGAGATGTATGGTGAGCCGTTTGGCATTCCCGAGCCCGACCAGTTGCTGTTCATCAGTTGGTTCACCGGTGGTGAAGTCTTCCGTTCCGGTGCGACCTGGCAGCGGGGGCACGGCCGGGTGTTTTACTTCCGGCCCGGTCACGAAACCTACCCGACCTACCACGACGCGAACATCCAGCGCATCCTCACCAACGCCGTGCACTGGGCCCGTCCGACGGTGCGCATGGCGGATGAGTGTCCAAACACCCCGCCGCTGGAGCCGTTACCCGAAGCATAA
- a CDS encoding RluA family pseudouridine synthase — translation MNTLDDTLPIIFEDETLLVVDKPPGLAVTTARSDRSSATLVDAVQAMRDATVINAHRIDDEVGGLVIFAKTKPALDFISGQFQSKTAERVYRGFSVLAAAGEETARVTELPVERDAAGGLPDTFTVDYALAPDQHVAGRMHVYRKRGGRPAHTRFNVVERFGRFVWLEARPLTSREMQVQAHLAAVGAPVLGDRAHGLPEVQLKLSAFKRGYKGRDSEKPMIDRVALHLTELTVKHPATREPVTFSAPLPTDFEVALRNLRKYARRR, via the coding sequence GTGAACACCTTGGACGACACGCTGCCGATTATTTTCGAGGACGAGACCCTGCTGGTGGTGGACAAGCCGCCGGGGCTGGCGGTCACCACGGCGCGGAGTGACCGGTCGTCCGCCACACTGGTCGACGCAGTCCAGGCGATGCGCGACGCGACCGTGATCAATGCTCATCGCATAGACGATGAAGTCGGCGGGCTGGTGATTTTTGCGAAGACCAAGCCGGCGCTCGATTTTATCAGCGGCCAGTTCCAAAGCAAAACGGCGGAGCGCGTTTACCGTGGGTTCAGTGTGCTGGCGGCCGCGGGCGAAGAGACCGCCCGCGTGACCGAGCTGCCCGTGGAGCGCGATGCGGCCGGGGGATTGCCCGACACCTTCACGGTGGATTACGCGCTGGCGCCGGATCAGCACGTGGCGGGTCGCATGCATGTTTATCGCAAACGGGGCGGACGGCCGGCGCACACCCGGTTCAACGTCGTCGAACGCTTCGGGCGCTTCGTTTGGCTGGAGGCGCGACCGCTGACCAGCCGGGAAATGCAGGTGCAGGCGCATCTCGCGGCGGTGGGGGCGCCGGTGCTGGGCGACCGGGCGCACGGCCTGCCGGAAGTGCAGTTGAAGTTGTCGGCGTTCAAGCGGGGCTACAAAGGCCGCGACAGTGAAAAACCCATGATCGACCGGGTCGCGCTGCACCTCACCGAACTGACCGTGAAGCACCCCGCAACCCGTGAGCCCGTGACGTTTTCAGCCCCGCTGCCCACGGACTTCGAAGTCGCCTTGCGCAACCTGAGAAAATACGCGCGGCGGCGCTGA
- a CDS encoding GH3 family domain-containing protein: MVFELIAEFTKPWLTFGAQCYSAWVRRRLQTTRYAGRHQERILRTLLKEFAQAGRYRGQGITPRMPLQKFKSKVPVSFHKDLIPWVDRMILGETDLLWPGSCDIFVQSAGTTTGSPRTIPVTFAMEDHFVRATRTAVLHATARGDSVDAIRGKILLVGGNTLHPPASRPTLDAPDGPIVADMVSLAMILRPPWAARYFIEPSAKISLLTDWPQMVERIVRRTHDRDITALAGNLQWLTEFARQTLAIVNQRKVRFRTLRDLWPDLASVIYFGISPEVHLAELQRLVGVDVQTHQVYAAAEGVYAAQGMLNTRSMQLIYDAGIYFEFIPLDTFDRLQQAQMGEHALSLSEIEPNRDYVMLVSTPAGLLRQVVGDIVRFSCVRPPMLKPVGQLGMRLNQWGENILDHDLTAAISEICRSHQWALRHFHVAPLTIEADLGRETGRHEWWIELQSGTVKTPTGPPIAAEIDQHLCQIHPAYRQARATTNLEAPVVRLVMPGAFEHWIKQQRRWGGPHKLPACRSDRRYADELAKIARFSAD; this comes from the coding sequence ATGGTGTTCGAGTTGATCGCGGAATTCACCAAACCTTGGCTGACCTTCGGAGCGCAGTGCTATTCAGCATGGGTCCGTCGCAGGCTGCAGACCACGCGCTACGCCGGTCGACATCAGGAGCGAATCCTTCGCACCCTGCTCAAGGAATTCGCCCAGGCAGGTCGGTATCGCGGGCAGGGCATCACTCCGCGCATGCCGCTGCAGAAATTCAAAAGCAAGGTGCCGGTGAGTTTCCACAAGGACCTGATCCCGTGGGTCGATCGCATGATTCTCGGCGAAACGGATCTGCTGTGGCCTGGTAGCTGCGATATCTTCGTGCAGTCGGCGGGCACCACCACGGGCTCGCCACGCACCATTCCCGTGACGTTTGCCATGGAAGACCATTTTGTGCGGGCCACCCGCACGGCGGTGCTGCACGCCACGGCCCGCGGTGACAGCGTGGATGCCATTCGCGGGAAGATTCTGCTGGTGGGGGGCAACACGCTGCACCCTCCGGCCTCGCGTCCGACCTTGGACGCCCCCGACGGGCCGATCGTGGCCGACATGGTCAGTCTCGCCATGATCCTGCGTCCGCCCTGGGCAGCACGATACTTCATCGAACCCTCCGCCAAGATCAGCCTGCTCACCGACTGGCCGCAGATGGTCGAACGCATCGTGCGCCGCACGCATGATCGCGATATCACCGCCTTGGCGGGCAACCTGCAGTGGCTAACCGAGTTTGCCCGGCAGACCTTGGCCATCGTCAATCAACGCAAGGTGCGATTCCGGACCCTGCGCGACCTTTGGCCCGACCTCGCCTCCGTCATCTACTTTGGCATCAGCCCGGAAGTTCACCTTGCCGAGTTGCAGCGCCTTGTCGGCGTCGATGTGCAGACCCACCAGGTCTACGCCGCGGCCGAAGGGGTCTACGCGGCGCAGGGCATGCTCAATACCCGCAGTATGCAGCTCATTTATGATGCGGGCATCTACTTCGAGTTCATCCCCCTGGATACATTTGACCGCCTGCAACAGGCCCAAATGGGCGAACACGCCCTGTCCCTCAGCGAAATCGAACCCAATCGCGACTACGTGATGCTCGTCAGCACTCCGGCGGGGTTGCTCCGGCAAGTCGTGGGAGACATCGTTCGTTTCAGCTGCGTGCGCCCCCCCATGCTCAAACCGGTGGGGCAATTGGGTATGCGTCTCAATCAATGGGGCGAAAACATCCTTGATCACGATCTCACCGCGGCGATCAGCGAGATCTGTCGGTCGCACCAGTGGGCGTTGCGTCATTTCCACGTCGCCCCACTCACCATCGAAGCAGACCTCGGCCGCGAAACCGGACGTCACGAGTGGTGGATCGAATTGCAGTCCGGCACGGTCAAGACCCCCACCGGACCACCGATCGCCGCAGAGATTGATCAACACCTTTGCCAGATCCATCCCGCTTACCGCCAAGCCCGGGCCACCACCAACCTGGAGGCCCCGGTCGTGCGGCTGGTCATGCCCGGTGCGTTCGAGCACTGGATCAAGCAACAGCGGCGCTGGGGAGGTCCGCACAAGCTTCCCGCCTGCCGGAGCGATCGACGTTACGCGGACGAACTCGCGAAGATCGCGCGTTTCTCGGCGGATTGA
- a CDS encoding TlpA family protein disulfide reductase yields the protein MRRLVPPFVSISILSLTVGCGQADSTAFADVSDKSAEELAATELPQLGEAPSWALRRLDGTELNSAELAGKIVVLDFWATWCGPCRQEIPGYVAMQRELEADGVVIVGVSLDQAGPSVVSDFAERFGINYPLVMGNQKIVGAFGGVEAIPTTFLIDRDGQVRYRKVGAMARSEFEPLVRSLL from the coding sequence ATGCGTCGTCTCGTTCCTCCCTTCGTTTCCATCTCCATTTTGTCTCTGACCGTGGGCTGCGGACAGGCCGACTCGACGGCGTTTGCAGACGTGTCGGACAAATCCGCGGAAGAGCTGGCGGCCACGGAATTACCCCAACTGGGCGAAGCGCCAAGCTGGGCGCTGCGGCGGCTGGATGGCACCGAGCTGAATTCCGCGGAGCTGGCGGGCAAAATCGTGGTGCTGGACTTTTGGGCGACGTGGTGCGGCCCGTGCCGGCAGGAGATTCCGGGTTACGTCGCGATGCAGCGCGAACTCGAAGCGGACGGGGTGGTGATCGTGGGGGTGTCGTTGGACCAAGCTGGGCCCTCGGTGGTGAGCGATTTTGCCGAGCGTTTCGGCATCAACTATCCGCTGGTCATGGGTAATCAGAAGATTGTCGGCGCGTTTGGCGGCGTGGAGGCGATTCCCACGACGTTCCTGATCGATCGCGACGGGCAGGTGCGATACCGCAAGGTGGGAGCCATGGCTCGGTCGGAGTTTGAGCCGCTCGTGCGTTCGTTGCTCTAA